The following are encoded in a window of Vespula pensylvanica isolate Volc-1 chromosome 2, ASM1446617v1, whole genome shotgun sequence genomic DNA:
- the LOC122637785 gene encoding RNA-binding protein 47-like isoform X2: MEDIIDCECRLTAKLLEMLKTTNYELVQENGQRRLSAPEIYRDGRERAKGAEVFVGRLPRDCYEDELMPVLGKAGRLMELRLMLDFSGSTRGYAFALYENSKTAKRACMELDGYEIRPGHRIGVVKSIDNCRLFFGGVPKNKTKAEFMEELTKLLEGIIDIYLYPNAQDKSLNRGFIFVEFKDHRAAAMARRKLIPGRVMLWEHEIAVDWADPEPGDPIDEDIMQTVTALFVRNLSLNMPQQKVKEIFQKSTSIPILKLKKINHFAFIHYESRQAAQKVMDIMSQHNSIVEQEGWEIRWAKPICASKLLERQKCINEAATTGRNARFKPLLSKNYYLQALPEVYEENSNKGTAHVIALQSLVKEKLGAMCSFECWRALDAPGFICKITVFKAHATLFEYHGDIMSTKHKAISTTSLKMYHYLSKSLNNSVTIEP, translated from the exons atggaggaTATAATTGATTGCGAATGTCGATTGACCGCTAAGCTGTTGGAAATGTTGAAAACTACCAATTACGAATTGGTACAGGAAAACGGTCAAAGACGTTTGTCCGCTCCTGAAATCTATCGTGATGGAAGAGAACGTGCAAAAGGTGCCGAGGTATTCGTCGGTCGTCTTCCACGCGATTGTTACGAGGACGAATTAATGCCGGTACTCGGTAAGGCTGGTCGATTAATGGAACTTAGATTGATGCTCGATTTTTCTGGATCTACGCGTGGTTATGCTTTCGCCCTTTACGAAAACTCCAAAACAGCTAAGAGGGCTTGCATGGAGCTCGACGGTTACGAAATAAGACCGGGACATCGTATCGGCGTTGTCAAGTCGATCGACAATTGTCGTCTTTTCTTTGGCGGTGTACcgaagaacaaaacaaaagcgGAATTTATGGAAGAACTGACGAAACTTCTCGAAGggataatagatatttatttgtatccGAACGCGCAGGACAAGTCATTGAATCGTGGATTCATATTCGTCGAATTTAAGGATCACAGAGCCGCTGCAATGGCCCGAAGAAAACTTATTCCAGGACGAGTGATGCTTTGGGAACACGAAATCGCCGTTGATTGGGCCGATCCTGAACCAGGTGATCCGATCGACGAAGACATCATGCAAACC GTAACGGCGTTATTCGTAAGGAATCTATCGTTAAATATGCCGCAGCAAAAGGTCAAGGAGATTTTTCAAAAGTCGACGAGTATACCTATATTGAagctgaaaaaaataaatcattttgcCTTTATACATTACGAATCACGACAGGCCGCACAGAAAGTAATGGACATAATGTCGC AACACAATAGCATCGTCGAGCAAGAAGGTTGGGAAATTCGTTGGGCGAAACCGATTTGTGCGTCGAAACTCTTAGAAAGGCAGAAATGTATAAACGAAGCTGCGACGACTGGTAGAAATGCTCGTTTCAAGCCATTATTGtcaaagaattattatctCCAAGCCCTTCCAGAAgtatacgaagaaaatagtaataagGGTACCGCTCACGTCATCGCCTTACAAAGTTTGGTTAAGGAAAAGTTAGGTGCAATGTGCTCCTTCGAATGTTGGAGAGCTCTTGACGCTCCAGGCTTCATTTGTAAG ATAACCGTTTTCAAAGCACATGCTACGCTTTTTGAGTATCACGGAGATATAATGTCTACGAAACATAAAGCAATCAGCACGACGTCGTTAAAAATGTATCATTACTTGTCCAAATCATTGAACAATTCCG
- the LOC122637785 gene encoding RNA-binding protein 47-like isoform X1 translates to MEDIIDCECRLTAKLLEMLKTTNYELVQENGQRRLSAPEIYRDGRERAKGAEVFVGRLPRDCYEDELMPVLGKAGRLMELRLMLDFSGSTRGYAFALYENSKTAKRACMELDGYEIRPGHRIGVVKSIDNCRLFFGGVPKNKTKAEFMEELTKLLEGIIDIYLYPNAQDKSLNRGFIFVEFKDHRAAAMARRKLIPGRVMLWEHEIAVDWADPEPGDPIDEDIMQTVTALFVRNLSLNMPQQKVKEIFQKSTSIPILKLKKINHFAFIHYESRQAAQKVMDIMSQHNSIVEQEGWEIRWAKPICASKLLERQKCINEAATTGRNARFKPLLSKNYYLQALPEVYEENSNKGTAHVIALQSLVKEKLGAMCSFECWRALDAPGFICKITVFKAHATLFEYHGDIMSTKHKAISTTSLKMYHYLSKSLNNSAIQDIGQDYTKQNMEFDGMQRKPFFTLEKQLYNTFNNGSF, encoded by the exons atggaggaTATAATTGATTGCGAATGTCGATTGACCGCTAAGCTGTTGGAAATGTTGAAAACTACCAATTACGAATTGGTACAGGAAAACGGTCAAAGACGTTTGTCCGCTCCTGAAATCTATCGTGATGGAAGAGAACGTGCAAAAGGTGCCGAGGTATTCGTCGGTCGTCTTCCACGCGATTGTTACGAGGACGAATTAATGCCGGTACTCGGTAAGGCTGGTCGATTAATGGAACTTAGATTGATGCTCGATTTTTCTGGATCTACGCGTGGTTATGCTTTCGCCCTTTACGAAAACTCCAAAACAGCTAAGAGGGCTTGCATGGAGCTCGACGGTTACGAAATAAGACCGGGACATCGTATCGGCGTTGTCAAGTCGATCGACAATTGTCGTCTTTTCTTTGGCGGTGTACcgaagaacaaaacaaaagcgGAATTTATGGAAGAACTGACGAAACTTCTCGAAGggataatagatatttatttgtatccGAACGCGCAGGACAAGTCATTGAATCGTGGATTCATATTCGTCGAATTTAAGGATCACAGAGCCGCTGCAATGGCCCGAAGAAAACTTATTCCAGGACGAGTGATGCTTTGGGAACACGAAATCGCCGTTGATTGGGCCGATCCTGAACCAGGTGATCCGATCGACGAAGACATCATGCAAACC GTAACGGCGTTATTCGTAAGGAATCTATCGTTAAATATGCCGCAGCAAAAGGTCAAGGAGATTTTTCAAAAGTCGACGAGTATACCTATATTGAagctgaaaaaaataaatcattttgcCTTTATACATTACGAATCACGACAGGCCGCACAGAAAGTAATGGACATAATGTCGC AACACAATAGCATCGTCGAGCAAGAAGGTTGGGAAATTCGTTGGGCGAAACCGATTTGTGCGTCGAAACTCTTAGAAAGGCAGAAATGTATAAACGAAGCTGCGACGACTGGTAGAAATGCTCGTTTCAAGCCATTATTGtcaaagaattattatctCCAAGCCCTTCCAGAAgtatacgaagaaaatagtaataagGGTACCGCTCACGTCATCGCCTTACAAAGTTTGGTTAAGGAAAAGTTAGGTGCAATGTGCTCCTTCGAATGTTGGAGAGCTCTTGACGCTCCAGGCTTCATTTGTAAG ATAACCGTTTTCAAAGCACATGCTACGCTTTTTGAGTATCACGGAGATATAATGTCTACGAAACATAAAGCAATCAGCACGACGTCGTTAAAAATGTATCATTACTTGTCCAAATCATTGAACAATTCCG CCATTCAGGATATAGGGCAAGATTACACGAAACAAAATATGGAATTTGATGGGATGCAAAGAAAGCCGTTTTTTACGTTGGAAAAACAATTgtataatacttttaataacggaagtttttaa